A single window of Nasonia vitripennis strain AsymCx chromosome 4, Nvit_psr_1.1, whole genome shotgun sequence DNA harbors:
- the LOC100120385 gene encoding RNA-binding protein fusilli isoform X1, translated as MQVTGGAMGPTHLVALYVATAGLQGNALGSDEEEITLLVYVLIDALQNKVMGRQQYIVKPMAMEEAESNGSTGSDNPAVAGSSGGVSQAALVHAPTLTEQTLREHGIPLHQAIQQFETWWSSLTCVAAGSTPRFVVDGQAPLRQCLHPQACNKNIDLPSHYSVFHDLRKEFSACYSTNDELSLLSIQDMMQYFNLPTDEENDYHVKEIQDMIAVIQRMIKDGHVFENPEVVNLVLEPGICSKDEKVDSNCVVRARGLPWQSSDQDVAKFFRGLNVAKGGVALCLSAQGRRNGEALVRFVSKEHRDMALKRHKHHIDQRYIEVYKALGEDFVSVAGGTNGEAHAFLSRGAQVIVRMRGLPYDCTAKQVLEFFLTGQKPCQVLDGEDGVLFVKKADGRATGDAFVLFAQEEDAAKALSKHRDCIGSRYIELFRSTTAEVQQVLNRVSDIKPFERTIMQPLPPLPLPQHFITSGTRKDCVRLRGLPYEALVEHILEFMGEHSKNIEYQGVHMVFNAQGQPSGEAFIQMNSEAAAYVCASQRHHRYMIYGKKQRYIEVFQCSGEDMNMVLTGTHLPGKALLSPGSLTAAGGGQGPVPPAPAQVPVPAPQSSAPLWDIHAFVQAQAQAQAQVQAQAQAQAAQAQAQAAQAQAAQAQAFRQQDLWLMALAQNGASAGSSPASPTSTSKALALPSNVQAQHQHPHHPSLGPAYSHEQQLHAQAVAQHAAVANSAPLLFFNMPSHRIPLLRAHAPPGFLAPSMIPGAPINPAALLGLKRSWDSAFPAETAAAAPKRAAWQTPAAAFHATQTAAPTLYPAQFFPQI; from the exons GTGATGGGCAGGCAGCAGTACATAGTGAAGCCCATGGCCATGGAGGAGGCGGAGAGCAACGGTAGCACCGGAAGTGATAACCCGGCTGTTGccggaagcagcggcggcgtgAGCCAAGCGGCCCTCGTTCACGCCCCAACCTTGACCGAGCAGACCCTTAGAGAGCACGGAATTCCTCTCCACCAGGCCATCCAACAG TTCGAGACATGGTGGTCGTCGCTGACGTGCGTGGCGGCGGGCAGCACACCGCGCTTCGTCGTCGACGGACAGGCGCCGCTGAGGCAGTGCCTCCACCCGCAGGCCTGCAACAAGAACATCGACCTGCCCAGCCACTACAGCGTCTTCCACGACCTCAGGAAGGAGTTCTCCGCGTGCTACTCTACCAACGACGAGCTGTCCTTACTCAGCATCCAGGACATGATGCAAT ACTTTAACCTGCCGACCGACGAGGAGAACGATTACCACGTGAAGGAGATCCAGGACATGATCGCCGTCATTCAGAGGATGATAAAGGACG GACACGTTTTCGAGAATCCGGAAGTAGTGAACCTCGTACTGGAACCTGGTATATG ctCGAAAGATGAGAAAGTAGACAGCAACTGCGTAGTCAGAGCTCGAGGACTTCCCTGGCAATCGTCTGACCAGGACGTCGCGAAATTCTTCCGAGGACTGAATGTGGCAAA GGGTGGCGTGGCTCTGTGTCTGAGCGCGCAAGGCAGGCGCAACGGTGAGGCTCTGGTACGTTTCGTGAGCAAGGAGCACAGAGACATGGCGCTCAAGAGGCACAAGCACCACATCGACCAGCGTTACATCGAGGTCTACAAGGCTTTGGGCGAGGACTTCGTCTCGGTAGCCGGCGGTACCAATGGAGAGGCTCACGCCTTCCTGTCGCGCGGAGCTCAGGTCATCGTCAGGATGCGAGGTCTGCCCTACGACTGCACCGCCAAGCAAGTG TTGGAGTTTTTCCTGACTGGACAGAAGCCCTGTCAAGTGCTGGATGGAGAGGACGGAGTTTTGTTCGTTAAGAAGGCCGACGGCAGAGCCACCGGGGACGCGTTCGTGCTCTTTGCCCAGGAGGAGGATGCGGCGAAAGCTCTCAGCAAGCACAGAGACTGCATTGGGAGCAGATACATCGAGCTGTTCCGGAGTACGACGGCAGAGGTTCAGCAG GTATTGAATAGAGTCAGTGACATAAAACCGTTTGAGAGAACGATAATGCAGCCGCTTCCTCCCCTACCTCTTCCGCAACACTTCATCACGTCCGGGACTCGCAAGGATTGCGTTCGTCTGCGAGGACTTCCGTATGAGGCCCTCGTCGAGCATATTCTCGAGTTCATGGGAGAGCATTCGAAAAATATCGAGTATCAGGGTGTTCATATGGTTTTCAACGCTCAG GGTCAACCCTCGGGCGAGGCCTTCATTCAGATGAACAGCGAGGCGGctgcgtatgtgtgtgccTCTCAGCGCCATCACCGCTACATGATCTACGGCAAGAAACAGCGCTACATCGAGGTCTTCCAATGCAGCGGCGAAGACATGAATATGGTGTTGACAGGCACTCATCTACCGGGTAAGGCTCTGCTGTCACCCGGTTCACTGACCGCCGCTGGCGGTGGGCAAGGCCCTGTGCCACCGGCTCCAGCTCAGGTGCCGGTGCCCGCTCCCCAGTCCTCCGCGCCCCTCTGGGATATTCACGCCTTCGTACAGGCCCAGGCCCAAGCTCAAGCTCAGGTTCAAGCCCAAGCTCAGGCTCAGGCAGCGCAAGCACAAGCGCAAGCTGCTCAAGCCCAAGCGGCTCAGGCCCAGGCTTTCAGACAGCAAGATCTCTGGCTGATGGCCTTGGCCCAGAATGGTGCTAGTGCCGGCTCCTCGCCTGCCTCGCCCACATCAACCAGTAAAGCTCTCGCGTTGCCCTCCAATGTTCAAGCCCAGCATCAACATCCTCACCACCCGAGTTTGGGCCCGGCTTACAGCCACGAGCAGCAACTTCATGCCCAAGCTGTAGCTCAGCATGCCGCAGTTGCCAATTCCGCGCCTCTGCTCTTCTTCAACATGCCCTCGCACAGGATTCCGTTGCTCAGGGCACATGCACCTCCCGGTTTTCTAGCTCCCTCTATGATTCCCGGCGCCCCTATCAATCCCGCCGCTCTTCTGGGTTTGAAGAGATCGTGGGACTCTGCCTTCCCTGCAGAAACTGCCGCTGCGGCACCAAAACGTGCTGCCTGGCAGACACCTGCAGCCGCATTTCATGCGACTCAAACAGCCGCTCCGACTCTCTATCCCGCTCAGTTCTTCCCACAGATTTAA